A genomic stretch from Thermonema lapsum includes:
- a CDS encoding YceD family protein — MVDYLKKYEIPVFHLKEQVYTYDFEDDDRFFACFENSLVEKGRFVAQLQLRKDRNMLHLQFRIKGSTQLVCDRSLDEFEYPFELQRFHIVQFGDTETFYSDDLTILPSSTTSINVAHHIYEEICFAVPLKKLHPRYEQEEQQEEDDDPLHNNSRLFYTTHPEEEKNQQQQSTDDEDIDPRWAILKKLKNNQNEN; from the coding sequence ATGGTTGACTACTTGAAGAAATATGAAATACCGGTTTTTCATCTCAAAGAGCAGGTTTATACCTACGACTTTGAGGATGATGACCGCTTTTTTGCCTGTTTCGAAAACAGCTTGGTAGAGAAGGGGCGTTTTGTTGCACAATTGCAATTGCGCAAAGACCGTAACATGCTGCACCTGCAGTTTCGAATTAAAGGAAGCACGCAGCTGGTTTGCGACCGCAGCTTGGACGAATTCGAATATCCGTTTGAACTCCAGCGCTTTCACATCGTGCAATTTGGCGATACCGAAACGTTCTATTCCGACGACTTGACTATCTTGCCTTCATCGACCACCAGCATCAATGTGGCACATCATATTTATGAAGAAATATGCTTTGCGGTACCGTTGAAGAAGTTGCACCCGCGCTACGAACAAGAAGAACAACAAGAAGAAGACGACGACCCTTTGCATAATAACAGCCGTCTTTTTTATACAACGCATCCCGAAGAAGAAAAGAATCAACAGCAGCAATCCACTGATGATGAAGATATTGACCCACGTTGGGCTATTTTAAAAAAACTAAAAAATAACCAAAACGAAAACTAA
- a CDS encoding DUF2339 domain-containing protein encodes MKASQLEALKQKIQNHRQELKQLLEVDTPDAQTEKRIRAITQELTRLQESYERLANTSDGAHTGSPENSSKSKANHWEQTLVRKGFTLAGIVLFVLGVLLLLAYAIDHGWLTPAVRIVLGYVTALSLLAIGIRQRPLSVRYASVWVAGAAVVSFITSLYAVNHYALNHWGGIALLVVNMLVFLWYAYRYREEIIGVLGFVGGYMVLVPLQGLHADSLLIFTYIGILNTGISLLALRLYWWRTLLLSFLIASLFLLVWVIFEVSFGISTYGQKTSMTLIVLWYSLLYHVVFLLLTYRYAAEKLSLALWFLFSNIGLAFVLTITLYEGNWMVPATFAAFLMLHELLWHYLPLPRLMHASLPAFRLLAALFAIGTLHLLLLPDFATGEPIGVENDFWRLFPWTSLYLFGAAALYFIAHNHTATYWQVIYYITGGLFLLSGLTQSLQFEENKLLWWQLLSHWAVIASMGYLCRRLTVPDSQLQNGLTIFFIFTFWFSTVEFINFALLNNLYDNTFSSPLIFCFSVVYYLAVTHWAEKRAGLVFPLPIRYGWVPALATFAFIGCLASIENITWHIFIKGASPWGWLWRYAVYAAFWGLLLHQKKQLSQGNYPKAYVQANFYLREIGLLLICSMEAIGFYMIAMQPTDNATYQFHLDLSLRFVLSLSWLLLAAFWIYTGVRQKHYNRRRLGVLLALLSVLKILLMDIRTEATLNRIILFIASGGVLLIASYLYQRYKNFLAEDNTENNKSDTLPRA; translated from the coding sequence ATGAAAGCATCCCAGCTCGAAGCCCTAAAGCAGAAAATACAAAACCATCGCCAGGAGCTCAAACAGCTACTGGAAGTAGATACCCCCGATGCTCAAACCGAAAAGCGCATCAGAGCCATCACACAAGAGCTGACGCGTCTTCAAGAAAGCTATGAGCGACTGGCAAACACAAGTGATGGCGCCCACACAGGCAGTCCAGAAAACAGTTCAAAATCCAAGGCAAACCACTGGGAGCAAACACTCGTACGCAAAGGCTTTACTCTTGCGGGTATCGTACTGTTTGTGCTGGGGGTGCTTTTACTACTTGCTTATGCCATAGACCACGGCTGGCTTACCCCGGCTGTCCGCATTGTGCTGGGCTATGTAACTGCTCTTAGCTTGCTGGCAATCGGCATTCGCCAACGCCCTTTGAGTGTCCGCTATGCTTCGGTGTGGGTGGCAGGTGCTGCCGTAGTTAGTTTTATTACTTCGCTTTATGCTGTAAACCATTATGCACTCAATCACTGGGGAGGCATCGCTCTACTGGTAGTGAATATGCTTGTATTTCTCTGGTATGCGTATCGCTACCGTGAAGAGATTATCGGGGTACTGGGATTTGTGGGAGGTTATATGGTGCTGGTCCCCTTACAAGGACTGCATGCAGACAGCTTGCTTATTTTCACTTACATAGGCATTTTGAACACAGGTATTTCGCTGCTTGCCCTGCGTCTGTATTGGTGGCGCACGCTGCTGCTCTCTTTCCTGATAGCTTCTCTTTTCTTGCTTGTTTGGGTGATATTCGAAGTTTCCTTCGGTATCAGCACATACGGACAAAAAACGTCAATGACCCTCATCGTACTTTGGTATAGCCTGCTGTATCATGTCGTATTTTTGCTTTTAACTTATAGATACGCAGCAGAGAAGTTGTCTTTGGCTCTGTGGTTTTTGTTTTCCAACATAGGCTTGGCTTTTGTCTTAACAATAACCCTTTATGAGGGCAACTGGATGGTACCTGCCACCTTTGCTGCCTTCCTGATGCTGCACGAATTGCTTTGGCACTATCTGCCACTTCCCCGCCTGATGCATGCCTCGCTGCCGGCTTTCCGTCTGCTTGCTGCTTTGTTTGCCATTGGCACCCTTCATCTGCTGCTATTGCCTGACTTTGCTACGGGCGAACCCATAGGAGTAGAAAACGACTTTTGGCGCCTATTTCCGTGGACTTCTCTTTACTTATTTGGAGCTGCCGCACTGTATTTCATTGCCCATAACCATACCGCCACTTACTGGCAGGTCATCTACTACATCACTGGGGGGCTTTTTCTGCTATCTGGTTTAACACAAAGCCTTCAGTTTGAAGAAAACAAATTGCTCTGGTGGCAACTACTGAGTCATTGGGCTGTCATTGCAAGCATGGGCTACCTTTGCCGACGGCTTACAGTACCAGACAGCCAACTGCAAAATGGTCTCACCATTTTCTTCATTTTCACTTTTTGGTTTTCAACAGTTGAATTTATCAACTTTGCTTTGCTGAATAACCTCTATGATAACACCTTTAGCTCTCCGCTCATCTTTTGTTTCAGTGTGGTTTATTATTTAGCCGTAACCCACTGGGCAGAAAAACGTGCCGGGCTGGTCTTTCCGCTGCCCATACGTTATGGCTGGGTACCTGCACTCGCCACCTTTGCTTTTATCGGATGCCTTGCAAGCATAGAAAACATCACATGGCATATATTCATAAAAGGCGCCTCACCTTGGGGATGGTTGTGGCGCTATGCAGTTTATGCGGCATTCTGGGGATTGCTGCTTCATCAAAAAAAGCAGCTGTCGCAAGGCAACTACCCAAAAGCCTATGTGCAAGCAAACTTCTACCTTCGAGAAATAGGACTGCTGCTTATATGCAGTATGGAAGCCATCGGCTTTTATATGATAGCCATGCAACCGACAGACAATGCAACTTATCAATTTCATCTTGACCTCAGCTTGCGTTTTGTGTTGAGCTTGTCGTGGTTGCTGCTTGCGGCTTTTTGGATTTACACGGGCGTCCGTCAAAAGCATTACAATCGCCGGCGCTTGGGGGTTCTGCTTGCATTGCTCTCTGTTTTGAAAATATTGCTTATGGACATCCGCACCGAAGCCACACTCAACCGCATTATTTTATTTATTGCATCTGGCGGTGTTCTACTGATTGCATCCTATCTTTACCAGCGATACAAAAACTTTTTGGCTGAGGATAATACGGAAAACAATAAATCCGATACATTGCCAAGGGCATAG
- the pdxA gene encoding 4-hydroxythreonine-4-phosphate dehydrogenase PdxA encodes MSNFSKKINTNWKPVVGITMGDYNGIGPEIILKTLEDSRILQLCTPVIYASMKVLSRYRRLLNLPEWFIHQVKSIDEITHKKVNLVNCFSLQEEVEPGKVTPAAGEAAFLCLEQATKDLLRERLDAVVTCPINKKNIQNEHFQYPGHTEYFADNTGQSDYLMFMIHERIKVAVATGHVPIKEVASVLNEEKLRTKLQLMIESLRKDFAVLKPRIAVLGLNPHAGDEGLIGDEEIRIIRPVIKDLKRQGHLVFGPYPADGFFAQHHYTKFDAVLAMYHDQGLIPFKSIAGFEGVNFTAGLPVVRTSPDHGTAYEIAGKGIADPTSLLHALFWACDIAKIRRFEHLIEISD; translated from the coding sequence ATGAGCAATTTTAGCAAAAAGATAAACACGAATTGGAAACCGGTGGTAGGCATCACCATGGGGGATTACAACGGCATAGGTCCAGAAATTATATTAAAGACTTTGGAAGACAGCCGTATCTTGCAGTTATGTACCCCCGTGATATATGCTTCTATGAAGGTGCTTTCGCGTTATCGTCGCCTGTTGAACTTGCCCGAGTGGTTTATTCACCAAGTCAAGAGCATCGACGAAATCACCCACAAAAAGGTGAATTTGGTCAATTGTTTTTCGCTGCAAGAAGAAGTGGAACCGGGCAAGGTAACGCCAGCAGCGGGCGAAGCTGCTTTTCTTTGCTTAGAGCAGGCAACCAAAGACCTTTTGCGGGAGCGTCTCGATGCAGTAGTGACCTGTCCTATCAATAAAAAGAACATTCAAAACGAACACTTTCAATACCCCGGGCATACCGAATACTTTGCCGATAACACAGGGCAAAGCGATTATCTCATGTTTATGATTCATGAGCGTATAAAAGTAGCGGTGGCAACCGGGCATGTGCCTATCAAAGAGGTGGCTTCTGTTTTGAATGAAGAAAAACTGCGCACCAAGTTGCAACTCATGATAGAAAGCTTGCGCAAAGACTTCGCAGTACTCAAACCGCGCATTGCCGTTCTGGGGCTGAACCCCCATGCCGGCGATGAAGGCTTGATTGGTGATGAAGAAATCAGAATCATTCGCCCGGTGATTAAAGACCTCAAACGCCAAGGACATTTGGTATTTGGACCCTATCCTGCCGATGGTTTTTTTGCGCAGCATCATTATACCAAGTTTGATGCCGTCTTGGCGATGTATCACGACCAGGGACTGATTCCTTTTAAGAGCATTGCAGGCTTTGAAGGGGTCAACTTTACTGCCGGTTTGCCTGTGGTACGCACCTCGCCTGACCACGGCACTGCCTATGAGATTGCCGGAAAGGGCATAGCTGACCCCACTTCCTTGTTACATGCACTGTTTTGGGCATGCGATATAGCCAAAATTAGGCGCTTTGAACACCTTATTGAAATTTCTGATTAG
- a CDS encoding 2'-5' RNA ligase family protein, whose amino-acid sequence MQERLYFFAVVPPEPLYSEVRAMKEEIRDLFGCSWALRSPAHITLYMPFRMNESEEAQLVASIRRFAAPFERFRLYIDGFDCFRPRVLFLHVEPSGALQGLQASLCAYLKEAHGIHDRRMERPFHPHMTLAHRDVSPAQFEEMWAYYKDKPFSASFEVKGFYLLKHEHKQWKEHVFFPFSGGN is encoded by the coding sequence ATGCAAGAGCGTTTGTATTTTTTTGCGGTGGTGCCACCCGAACCCTTGTACTCGGAGGTGCGGGCAATGAAAGAAGAAATTCGTGATTTGTTTGGCTGCTCGTGGGCGTTGCGTTCACCTGCTCATATTACTTTGTACATGCCTTTTCGCATGAACGAAAGCGAAGAGGCGCAGTTGGTAGCATCGATACGCCGTTTTGCAGCTCCTTTTGAACGCTTCCGCCTGTATATTGACGGTTTTGACTGCTTTCGCCCGCGTGTGTTGTTTTTACATGTAGAGCCATCGGGCGCTTTGCAAGGTCTGCAGGCTTCGCTTTGTGCCTACCTGAAAGAGGCACATGGCATTCATGACCGCCGCATGGAGCGCCCTTTTCACCCGCACATGACCTTGGCGCATCGCGATGTGTCGCCCGCTCAGTTTGAGGAGATGTGGGCTTATTACAAAGACAAACCTTTTTCTGCCAGCTTTGAAGTAAAAGGTTTCTATTTGCTAAAGCATGAACACAAGCAATGGAAAGAACATGTCTTCTTTCCATTTTCCGGTGGGAATTAG
- a CDS encoding ArsR/SmtB family transcription factor produces the protein MRIKHFSLPLAAQLFQAFSDEARLRIIHLLWRNGKMTPSDLELILDFSQSKTSRHLGYLRNAGIARANRIDQWVFYSMKEEVRGVVEQLLSLVKDPVLQQDQKIYKTLFSNRELSLWKVEPHKRGQFFLEEMKLNH, from the coding sequence ATGCGTATCAAACACTTTTCCCTTCCCTTGGCTGCGCAGTTATTTCAGGCATTCTCTGACGAAGCCCGCTTGCGTATCATACATTTATTGTGGCGCAACGGCAAGATGACTCCTTCTGATTTGGAGTTGATTTTAGATTTTTCACAAAGCAAAACCTCGCGCCATTTGGGATATCTGCGCAATGCTGGCATTGCACGTGCCAATCGCATAGACCAATGGGTTTTCTATTCCATGAAGGAAGAGGTGCGTGGGGTAGTGGAGCAACTGCTGTCTTTGGTAAAAGACCCCGTACTCCAGCAAGACCAGAAAATATATAAGACACTGTTTTCGAACCGTGAGCTTTCGCTGTGGAAGGTGGAACCTCACAAGCGTGGGCAGTTCTTTCTCGAAGAGATGAAATTAAACCACTGA
- a CDS encoding tetratricopeptide repeat protein — translation MINQKILELERALQETQEEKRQIDLLNELSWSLRDIDLRRAIQLAQHANRLSIRLSDGSIYDFGLAWSSMHLGFYHFLLAQYEDAISRLSQAKRLFQSINHSDGLALTLSRLALTYWHTGEYEKALAYVLEAMHSCENKRNLSYAWASYVLASFYLELKEPRLSMTYYEKALSIFEQHQETGGAARCYNGLGRLYQREGDIVNALHMQNQAIRLQQKIGDQSGYARSLHDIAYILMQQKQYEKALQYAQESLSIRQKLGAKGSIINSKLQIAWLFYHKKLYDKALKEGFHALEIASNIQAKPKLYRIHELLAQVYKAIDDSKKALYHLEQYIQLKEEVIGEDANTRLKRLQISFAIERAEHETEMYRLNNIKLREAYEEIQIKNKQITESIQYARHLQEALLADSKLLRSAFPQSFVIYLPKDIVSGDFYWMSLVPSLFPQTGSEVLLAAGDCTGHGVPGALMTVLCLSMLNQIVQESKICAPAQILNVLDFHLQRTINWKGKRLQNQSADMAMCRLNLKEKKLLFAGAHMDLILIRDQQIQTLRGSRFPVGFPHGKRSFSFTETSIELKKGDMLYLFTDGFADQFGISENRKFMLKRFRHLLLKIADLPTQEQEQLLLSNFHEWKGSLEQTDDVLVIGIRI, via the coding sequence ATGATAAACCAGAAAATTCTTGAACTGGAGCGTGCCCTACAAGAAACCCAAGAAGAAAAACGACAAATAGACTTACTCAATGAGCTTAGCTGGTCTTTGCGTGATATAGACCTGCGGCGTGCTATTCAACTAGCACAACATGCCAACCGCCTGTCTATACGCCTTTCGGACGGCAGCATTTACGATTTTGGCTTGGCATGGAGTTCCATGCATCTGGGGTTCTATCACTTCCTGCTGGCACAATACGAAGATGCTATCAGTCGCTTGTCGCAAGCCAAGCGTTTGTTTCAAAGCATAAACCACTCGGACGGCTTGGCACTCACACTGAGCCGGCTGGCGCTCACCTACTGGCACACCGGTGAGTATGAAAAAGCCCTCGCTTATGTATTGGAAGCAATGCATTCATGTGAAAATAAGCGCAACTTAAGCTATGCATGGGCAAGCTATGTATTAGCCAGCTTCTATTTAGAACTAAAGGAGCCCCGTTTATCTATGACCTACTACGAGAAAGCTCTTTCTATATTTGAACAACACCAAGAAACTGGAGGTGCTGCCCGCTGCTACAACGGCTTGGGACGGCTTTATCAAAGAGAAGGCGACATAGTCAATGCCCTGCACATGCAAAACCAAGCCATACGCCTTCAACAGAAAATAGGCGACCAAAGTGGCTATGCCCGTTCGTTGCATGATATTGCCTACATTCTCATGCAACAAAAACAGTACGAAAAAGCTCTGCAATACGCCCAAGAGTCGCTGAGCATACGCCAAAAATTAGGTGCCAAAGGCTCCATTATCAACAGCAAGCTGCAAATAGCTTGGCTTTTTTATCATAAAAAACTCTACGACAAGGCTCTAAAAGAAGGGTTTCATGCGCTGGAAATAGCATCCAACATACAAGCCAAGCCCAAGTTGTATCGCATCCATGAGTTGCTTGCCCAAGTCTATAAAGCCATCGATGACAGTAAAAAAGCCCTCTATCATCTAGAACAGTACATTCAACTAAAAGAAGAAGTGATTGGAGAAGACGCCAACACACGCCTCAAGCGCTTGCAAATCAGTTTTGCCATAGAGCGTGCCGAACACGAAACGGAAATGTACCGCCTCAACAACATCAAGCTGCGCGAAGCCTATGAAGAAATTCAAATAAAAAACAAGCAAATCACCGAAAGCATACAGTATGCCCGCCACCTGCAGGAAGCCCTCTTGGCTGACAGCAAGCTGCTTCGTAGTGCTTTCCCTCAGTCGTTTGTAATTTATCTTCCCAAAGACATCGTCAGTGGCGACTTTTATTGGATGAGTTTGGTACCCAGCTTGTTTCCGCAAACAGGCAGCGAGGTTTTACTGGCAGCAGGCGATTGTACAGGACATGGGGTGCCCGGCGCCCTGATGACCGTACTGTGCCTTTCCATGCTCAACCAAATAGTACAGGAAAGTAAAATATGCGCCCCCGCACAAATTCTTAATGTTCTGGATTTTCATCTGCAACGTACCATCAATTGGAAAGGGAAAAGGCTTCAGAACCAAAGCGCCGACATGGCTATGTGCCGTTTGAATCTGAAAGAGAAAAAATTACTGTTTGCAGGTGCTCACATGGACTTGATTCTGATACGCGACCAGCAGATACAGACACTGCGAGGCAGCCGCTTCCCCGTAGGTTTTCCGCATGGCAAGCGCTCGTTCAGCTTCACCGAAACAAGTATAGAATTGAAAAAAGGCGATATGCTTTATTTGTTTACCGACGGTTTTGCCGACCAGTTCGGTATTAGCGAAAATCGCAAATTTATGCTCAAACGCTTCCGTCATTTGCTCCTCAAAATTGCCGACCTGCCTACACAAGAACAAGAGCAGCTTTTGCTGAGCAATTTTCATGAGTGGAAAGGCAGCCTCGAACAAACCGATGATGTACTGGTAATAGGGATACGAATATAG
- the murD gene encoding UDP-N-acetylmuramoyl-L-alanine--D-glutamate ligase, with translation MAKKIIVLGGGESGVGAALLAKHKGYEVFLSEVGQLKAEQKTLLAHFGIPYEEGGHNLEKIYTADEVIKSPGIPNELPVVQGIVARGIPLLSEIEFAARFTRGKLLAITGSNGKTTTTLLLHHLLTHAGFDVGLGGNVGDSFARRLVEEGDHDYWVLELSSFQLEHCYDFHPYVAILTGLSPDHLDRYGGSYEAYAEAKMRIFRNQTAADYLIFNYESKDLRFAMAKHRIEAVRIPVAYTKKENLPFGAWATAAGLTMELPDLPPALIEWNHLKLSGKHNLTNALAALAAAMLVGASPEKLKEGLASFGGVPHRMELIAEIQGVRFINDSKATNVESVFFALEAFPASPHIIWIAGGVDKGNDYSMLDELVCSRVKHLICLGIDNAKLRAHYESKVKCSEARSMEEAISLAASIAQPGDVVLLSPACASFDLFKNYEDRGEQFRRCVQLLKPLYSKA, from the coding sequence ATGGCAAAGAAAATCATTGTATTAGGTGGAGGCGAGAGTGGCGTGGGGGCAGCCCTTCTGGCAAAACACAAGGGCTATGAGGTCTTTTTGTCCGAAGTGGGACAGCTCAAAGCCGAACAGAAAACACTTCTTGCTCATTTCGGCATTCCTTACGAAGAAGGAGGGCATAATTTAGAAAAAATCTATACTGCCGATGAGGTGATAAAAAGCCCGGGCATTCCTAACGAACTGCCGGTAGTACAAGGCATTGTGGCACGAGGTATTCCGCTCTTATCGGAAATTGAATTTGCTGCACGTTTTACTCGTGGCAAGCTGTTGGCAATTACGGGCAGCAACGGAAAAACCACCACCACCTTGCTGTTGCATCATCTACTCACCCACGCAGGCTTCGATGTCGGTTTGGGTGGAAATGTAGGAGATAGCTTTGCGCGCCGTCTGGTCGAAGAAGGCGACCACGATTATTGGGTATTGGAACTGAGCAGCTTTCAACTCGAACACTGCTACGATTTTCATCCTTATGTGGCTATTCTTACTGGGCTGTCGCCCGACCATCTCGACCGCTACGGCGGCTCTTATGAAGCATATGCCGAAGCGAAGATGCGCATATTTCGTAATCAAACAGCTGCCGACTATCTCATCTTTAATTATGAAAGCAAAGACCTACGCTTTGCCATGGCAAAACACCGCATTGAGGCAGTGCGCATCCCAGTGGCATATACCAAAAAAGAAAATTTGCCTTTTGGGGCATGGGCTACGGCTGCCGGCTTGACGATGGAATTGCCAGACCTACCACCGGCACTTATAGAGTGGAACCACTTGAAATTGTCGGGAAAACACAACCTGACCAATGCTTTGGCGGCACTTGCGGCTGCCATGCTTGTGGGCGCTTCGCCTGAAAAGCTGAAAGAAGGCTTGGCTTCTTTTGGAGGTGTGCCGCATCGTATGGAGTTGATAGCCGAAATACAAGGGGTGCGCTTCATCAACGATTCCAAAGCTACGAATGTGGAGTCTGTATTCTTTGCTCTGGAGGCTTTCCCTGCTTCACCCCATATCATTTGGATTGCCGGTGGGGTGGATAAAGGCAATGATTATAGTATGTTGGATGAGCTGGTGTGTAGCCGCGTGAAACATTTGATATGCTTGGGCATCGACAATGCCAAGTTGCGCGCACACTATGAATCTAAGGTGAAGTGTAGCGAAGCTCGCAGCATGGAAGAAGCCATCTCCTTAGCGGCAAGTATAGCGCAGCCCGGTGATGTAGTACTCTTGTCGCCGGCTTGTGCCAGCTTCGATTTGTTTAAAAATTACGAAGACAGAGGTGAGCAATTCCGGCGTTGTGTACAGCTGCTAAAACCTCTTTATTCAAAAGCATAA
- a CDS encoding YjjG family noncanonical pyrimidine nucleotidase, producing the protein MHHDIRHIVFDLDHTLWDYERASEETLCELFEEYGVGRYCQDFEDFLRVFRQVNHMLWQAYNQGQIEQFALRRVRFVHIFERLGIPLAWADDFGQQYVQRCPHKPYTLPYVPQVLTDLQSRGYGLHILTNGFADVQHIKLRSAGIESFFHTVVTSCRAGAAKPQARAFHYFMETVGCSPEQCLMIGDNWEADVCGALQVGMHALWYNPKHLESPQTSLQISCFSQLPLFLNE; encoded by the coding sequence ATGCATCATGACATCCGCCATATTGTCTTTGACCTAGACCACACCCTGTGGGACTATGAACGCGCTTCGGAAGAAACCCTGTGCGAGCTATTCGAGGAGTATGGAGTGGGGCGCTATTGCCAAGACTTCGAGGACTTTTTGAGGGTTTTCAGGCAGGTCAATCATATGCTATGGCAAGCATACAATCAGGGGCAGATAGAACAGTTCGCACTACGGCGTGTGCGTTTTGTACATATATTTGAGCGCTTGGGCATTCCCTTGGCTTGGGCAGATGATTTTGGGCAGCAATATGTACAGCGTTGCCCCCACAAGCCTTATACCTTGCCTTATGTACCACAGGTGCTCACAGACCTGCAAAGCCGCGGGTATGGTCTGCACATCCTCACCAACGGTTTTGCCGATGTACAGCACATTAAGTTGCGTTCGGCAGGCATCGAGTCTTTCTTTCATACGGTAGTTACCTCCTGCAGGGCGGGGGCAGCCAAGCCACAAGCTCGGGCGTTTCATTATTTCATGGAAACCGTGGGCTGTAGCCCGGAGCAGTGCTTGATGATAGGCGACAACTGGGAGGCAGATGTATGCGGGGCGCTTCAAGTGGGCATGCATGCTTTGTGGTATAACCCCAAGCACTTGGAGTCGCCGCAAACAAGCTTACAGATAAGCTGTTTCAGCCAGCTGCCTTTGTTTTTGAATGAATAA